A genomic window from Gemmatimonadaceae bacterium includes:
- a CDS encoding TldD/PmbA family protein translates to MTTRRLFVKAGTAALLATMPGLASAHPSALVSLPESARPASRRGRRDEDPLALAAVAIEAARRAGATYADARVTRSLVRTLELQQRALATTWFDSETVGIGVRVLIDGYWGFASHPRLTPDNAARLAAAAAGSARAGARGKPRQVALAPIAQPAVGEWRQPVRIDPIAMDPGVALDWVAALHDFAFRENRALAEMKSKLVLEREERYLVSTDGARCAQTLFRTGAQVALVLGPHWRTQQMASGELDIGALARAGWEHLRDAPARERLRAMFEDLERARFTQPVDIGRYDVVLDAPAVAGIIDGGIGAACDLARAMGYDANNDGTSFLDDPDAMLDTYQVGSALVNLTGSRRQPLGAATVRWDDEGVEPVDVPVVREGVLRNFLTTRESGSWLSRRPPVSSGCAGAQHALYVTGPQPVNFALAPSPTDTTLDELVRGVTRGYLVRGGRSEHDHQCASGWGQGTRVFEIRNGRLGNAVTGFGYVYRTPELWKNTAALGGASTVRTASFEYGKNWQQLHPRSVVTPAIRVNNLSVVDMRRKVQ, encoded by the coding sequence ATGACCACTCGACGCCTATTCGTGAAGGCGGGTACGGCCGCACTGCTGGCCACGATGCCCGGTCTCGCGTCCGCGCACCCATCAGCGCTCGTTTCGTTGCCGGAGTCGGCGCGGCCGGCGTCTCGCCGCGGCCGACGTGACGAGGATCCGCTGGCCCTCGCCGCGGTCGCCATCGAGGCGGCGCGGCGCGCCGGCGCGACCTACGCCGACGCCCGCGTGACCCGCAGCTTGGTCCGTACGTTGGAGCTCCAGCAGCGCGCACTGGCGACCACGTGGTTTGACTCGGAGACGGTGGGCATCGGCGTGCGCGTGCTTATCGACGGGTACTGGGGATTCGCTTCCCACCCGCGTTTGACGCCCGACAACGCCGCGCGGCTTGCCGCCGCCGCGGCAGGCTCCGCGCGGGCGGGCGCACGCGGGAAGCCGCGCCAAGTGGCGCTCGCCCCAATCGCGCAGCCAGCCGTCGGAGAGTGGCGACAGCCGGTGCGCATCGATCCAATCGCGATGGATCCGGGCGTCGCGCTCGATTGGGTGGCTGCGCTCCACGACTTCGCCTTTCGCGAGAATCGGGCGCTGGCGGAAATGAAGTCCAAGCTCGTCCTCGAGCGAGAGGAGCGCTACCTCGTCAGCACCGACGGGGCGCGTTGTGCCCAGACGCTGTTTCGCACCGGTGCGCAAGTCGCTCTTGTGCTTGGTCCCCACTGGCGGACACAGCAGATGGCGTCGGGTGAGCTCGACATTGGCGCACTGGCCCGTGCGGGCTGGGAACACTTGCGCGACGCACCCGCGCGGGAGCGGCTCCGCGCGATGTTCGAAGACCTCGAACGCGCGCGCTTCACGCAACCCGTCGATATCGGCCGTTACGACGTCGTGCTTGACGCGCCGGCCGTCGCGGGCATCATCGACGGTGGCATTGGCGCCGCCTGCGATCTCGCTCGCGCGATGGGGTACGATGCCAACAACGACGGGACGAGCTTCCTCGACGACCCGGACGCGATGCTGGACACATACCAGGTCGGCAGCGCACTGGTGAATCTCACGGGATCGCGACGGCAGCCACTTGGCGCCGCCACGGTCCGATGGGACGACGAAGGTGTCGAGCCGGTGGACGTCCCTGTCGTGCGTGAGGGCGTCCTGCGAAACTTCCTTACGACGCGCGAGAGCGGGTCGTGGCTGTCGCGGCGTCCGCCGGTCTCTAGCGGCTGCGCGGGCGCGCAGCACGCGCTGTACGTGACCGGACCGCAGCCCGTCAACTTCGCCCTCGCGCCGTCGCCCACGGACACGACACTCGACGAGCTCGTGCGCGGGGTCACGCGCGGCTACCTCGTGCGCGGAGGCCGCAGCGAGCACGATCACCAGTGCGCGAGTGGCTGGGGCCAAGGCACGCGCGTGTTCGAGATCCGGAACGGACGCCTTGGCAACGCCGTCACGGGGTTCGGTTACGTATACCGTACGCCCGAGCTTTGGAAGAATACCGCAGCCCTCGGTGGCGCCTCCACCGTCCGTACGGCGTCCTTCGAGTATGGCAAGAACTGGCAGCAGTTGCATCCGCGGTCGGTGGTGACGCCGGCGATCCGCGTCAACAACCTGTCGGTAGTCGATATGCGCCGGAAGGTCCAATGA